Genomic window (Nicotiana sylvestris chromosome 7, ASM39365v2, whole genome shotgun sequence):
CATATCTGGACCTGCATCCTCagtaccccatcatcaccaatagtcacatctctagcattgcCGTGGCAAaccctgtccttgaggacaagcaaatgaggatcatcatactggcgctctctgatgtgatcgaATAAGGAATACCGAGAAACCACAAAATCTAGGACCCAAATGGGcttcgaaatatctaatctcacaaatcggttggccaaggtctgaacatcaattGTAAGGGGTCTCTCACCAACAAGAaggaatgcaagactacccatactcactgcctttctactcTAGGCATCGGACACCACAACggccttcctcggatggtacaaaatggtaatatcatagtccttcagcagcttcAACCA
Coding sequences:
- the LOC138872718 gene encoding uncharacterized protein, whose protein sequence is MGSLAFLLVGERPLTIDVQTLANRFVRLDISKPIWVLDFVVSRYSLFDHIRERQYDDPHLLVLKDRVCHGNARDVTIGDDGVLRMQVQICVPNVDGLRVLNLEEAHSSWYSIHLGASKIYQDLGQHYWWRRMNKDIVRFVAWYINCQQVKYEH